The DNA sequence ATTTATATTTAATTTGAATAATCAAGAATTAATAGTATAAAAAACCTTCAAATATAACCTAATTATTCACCTCTGCCATTTCAATGACTCGATTATCCCAATCTTTTACTAAAAAATTAAGGGGTTTTTCACTACGAATTTTATATTTCAAACGACGGGCTTGTACTCTTAATAACAATGCTTCTAAACATTCACCATCGAAACATACATGACGCTGACAATTTTTATAACCTAAACTAGCACCGCCAATAATATGTAATTGACTATTTTTTTTCAATTGATACCATAAACCATCTTTAGGCTTAACCATCGTATCATTAAAACCAGAACCCATATAAATAGGATCAAAAGCACTTGCTCCTAAACTTTGCTCATAGTTATAGTAATAGTGTAAAGGAACATCTGCAACGGGTAAACCTAATAGATTTTCATAAAATTCCTGAGCAATCACCAAATCAGACACCATTACAGTATAAACTTTTGGAGCGCTAGTCAAAAACATCCACATCGCACCGCCATAAGCGATTAACAGCATTACCATAATGCCCTGAGTGGAGAAAAGAGTATCTGTTAATTCTGGGAAAAATGCCGCTAAAGAAATATTGGTTAAGGTCAAACTCCCCTCTATAATCATATCAGTCTAATTTTTTAGGTTTTTCTACCATTATAAAAGGCCTAAGTATTAACTACAAGCAAGATAGATAAAGAGTAATTATTATAATTCCTAGGAAAATAATGTTATAAAAATTAAAAATGTTGTATTTTAAATCATCAATGTATCATATCTTGTGCTTTTTATTTTAAAAATATTTCATATAATAAACTTAATTTAATACTAAAATATATAGCTATTTAAAAATATTTTTTATATCACAATAAATAAATATAATTGCATTTTGACACTATTATGAATAGTAATAATATCTTTTTTTCAGACCTCAATCATGAATTGTTAATTCCCTTACATAAAGAATCAGATATATTTTTGTGGGAAAAATGGCAAAGTAATCCTAGTAAAGCTAGATATTTAGTAGAAATTTTTATTCGTTATCATAAGCTAATTAATGACTGCCAAGAAAATTATATTGATAAAGTTAGCTTAGATAAATATTATAAACAAATATGGTTTTATATTATTGATAATTTACTCGAATATCCTATTAGTGAAGAGACAATTCTCAGAGATGTTATTTTTACTTTAAGCAAAAATTTTTTTCAGGAACATAATGTCATTTATAACTCTTTTTATATTAATCCTATTGATTATGATTTATTAAAAAAATATATTCCTCTGATTTATTTCTTAAATAAGAGCTTAAACAAATTAAATTCGCTGGAAAGATTAACCATAGTTGCCATAGACAAATTTGGGTGGCAGGAAGAAAAACTGATAGAATATTTGAGACAACACCAACAAAATTTAACCATTGCTGAATTAAAAAGTTATTACACAAAAGGTTATAGTAATTTAATTAATAATCTTCCTACAGACATAATTGCTATTTATCTTCAAAATGATGACTAAAGTTCACCCCATTTAAAAAAGTAGATGGTTTGAAAATATAGTAATCTAATAAGATAGAACAAAACCTTAACGATAAAACTATATAGATAATGGAAAACTTATTAAACTTAGAAAATATCGGCTTAGAAACCATCATTACCGC is a window from the Cyanobacterium sp. Dongsha4 genome containing:
- a CDS encoding glyoxalase-like domain protein, with translation MIIEGSLTLTNISLAAFFPELTDTLFSTQGIMVMLLIAYGGAMWMFLTSAPKVYTVMVSDLVIAQEFYENLLGLPVADVPLHYYYNYEQSLGASAFDPIYMGSGFNDTMVKPKDGLWYQLKKNSQLHIIGGASLGYKNCQRHVCFDGECLEALLLRVQARRLKYKIRSEKPLNFLVKDWDNRVIEMAEVNN